Proteins from a single region of Campylobacter sputorum:
- a CDS encoding RluA family pseudouridine synthase, producing the protein MPYKKIKIDEVKNLKAYEVLINNGFSKAKSQQLIDKGRVFCNDKLVKVKNDILNGEIFLIDYECNPKGLKPVFESDEFVVFDKPSGILSHPNGRNSSYNLYDEIWYLYGKSACVAHRLDKETSGLILVCKNSNISKEFKTMFESRAVKKEYIALVKGKIESEFIVDESIAKSDENSEVKIRMQINKSGKTALTKFIPIEFYDKINTTLIKAIPLTGRQHQIRLHLFHVKHKILGEPLYGLGTKIVETIMDEKLNTNERIKFCGAKRLCLHASKLEFTYKNKEFIIETKFDFKSEFLKSLKI; encoded by the coding sequence ATGCCTTATAAAAAAATAAAAATTGATGAAGTTAAAAATTTAAAAGCTTATGAAGTTTTAATTAACAATGGATTTTCAAAAGCAAAATCTCAACAACTTATAGATAAGGGCAGGGTGTTTTGTAATGATAAACTTGTAAAAGTAAAAAATGATATATTAAATGGAGAAATTTTTTTAATAGATTATGAGTGCAATCCAAAAGGTTTAAAACCTGTTTTTGAAAGTGATGAATTTGTAGTTTTTGACAAACCAAGTGGTATTTTATCTCATCCAAATGGAAGAAATTCAAGCTATAATCTATATGATGAAATTTGGTATCTTTATGGTAAAAGTGCGTGTGTTGCTCATAGATTAGATAAAGAAACAAGTGGTTTGATTTTGGTTTGCAAAAATTCAAATATAAGTAAAGAATTTAAAACAATGTTTGAAAGTAGGGCAGTTAAAAAAGAATATATAGCACTTGTCAAAGGAAAAATCGAGAGTGAGTTTATAGTTGATGAATCTATAGCAAAAAGTGATGAGAATAGTGAAGTAAAGATAAGAATGCAAATAAATAAAAGTGGAAAAACTGCTTTGACTAAATTTATTCCTATTGAGTTTTATGATAAAATTAATACTACTTTAATTAAGGCTATTCCATTAACTGGGCGTCAGCATCAAATTCGTTTGCATTTGTTTCATGTGAAACATAAAATTTTAGGGGAGCCTTTATATGGGCTTGGAACAAAAATAGTTGAAACAATAATGGATGAAAAATTAAACACAAATGAGAGAATAAAATTTTGCGGTGCAAAAAGACTTTGTCTACATGCTTCAAAACTAGAATTTACTTATAAAAATAAGGAATTCATAATCGAAACAAAATTTGATTTTAAAAGTGAGTTTTTAAAATCTT